The following coding sequences are from one Streptomyces sp. NBC_01485 window:
- a CDS encoding rhodanese-like domain-containing protein produces the protein MPTVEVGDLKDGDFLLDVREDDEWQAGHAEKALHIPISEFVARYGELTEAAPQDGRVHVICRAGGRSAQVTMYLVQQGLDAVNVDGGMQIWAAAGRPVVTDEGQTGFVL, from the coding sequence GTGCCCACGGTCGAGGTCGGGGACCTCAAGGACGGCGACTTCCTGCTGGACGTCCGCGAGGACGACGAGTGGCAGGCGGGCCACGCCGAGAAGGCACTGCACATCCCCATCAGCGAGTTCGTCGCCCGCTACGGCGAGCTGACCGAGGCGGCTCCGCAGGACGGGCGGGTCCATGTGATCTGCCGCGCCGGCGGGCGTTCGGCCCAGGTCACGATGTACCTCGTTCAGCAGGGCCTCGACGCCGTGAACGTCGACGGCGGCATGCAGATCTGGGCCGCCGCGGGACGCCCGGTCGTCACGGACGAGGGTCAGACGGGCTTCGTCCTGTAG
- a CDS encoding acyl-CoA dehydrogenase family protein, which translates to MDFTFTEEQQAAAEAARGVFAGVAPDAVPSPALTRGAVADDFDRALWARLAAADLLSLLLDEEFGGAGLDAVALCLVLRESAKVLARTPLLEHSAAVAAVQAYGGQELRSSLLARAGRGEVVLTVATNGRTGHDPAELAVTARQNGPAGADSLGGLGGAGSPSGGEWVLDGVQTAVSWAYDADFVVVPARTGDDRSILAVVPRGHEGVVLAEQVSTTGERLGEVRLESARIAARNVIAADGAWEWLRALVTTGTCALALGLGERALAMTSDYAGKREQFGHPIASFQAVAVQAADRYIDLRAMEVTLWQAAWRIASGAPGALPASGDVAVAKIWASEGVRRIVQTAQHLHGGFGADVDYPLHRYHAWAKHLELSLGPAAAHEESLGDLLAAHPLG; encoded by the coding sequence GTGGACTTCACCTTCACCGAGGAGCAGCAGGCCGCGGCCGAGGCAGCGCGGGGAGTGTTCGCCGGGGTCGCCCCCGACGCCGTGCCGAGCCCCGCGCTGACCAGGGGCGCCGTGGCCGACGACTTCGACCGCGCGCTGTGGGCGAGGCTCGCCGCGGCGGACCTGCTGAGCCTGCTGCTGGACGAGGAGTTCGGCGGGGCGGGCCTCGACGCGGTCGCGCTCTGTCTGGTGCTGCGCGAGTCGGCGAAGGTGCTGGCGCGGACACCGCTGCTGGAGCACAGCGCGGCCGTGGCCGCTGTACAGGCCTACGGCGGCCAGGAGTTGAGGTCGTCTCTCCTCGCCCGGGCGGGCCGGGGCGAAGTCGTCCTGACCGTCGCCACGAACGGCCGCACGGGCCACGACCCGGCCGAACTCGCCGTCACCGCACGGCAGAACGGCCCGGCTGGAGCGGACAGCTTGGGCGGCTTGGGCGGCGCGGGAAGCCCGAGCGGCGGCGAGTGGGTGTTGGACGGGGTGCAGACGGCGGTGTCGTGGGCGTACGACGCCGACTTCGTCGTCGTACCGGCGCGCACAGGGGACGACCGGAGCATCCTCGCCGTCGTCCCGCGCGGACACGAAGGAGTCGTGCTCGCCGAGCAGGTCTCCACCACCGGCGAGCGGCTCGGCGAAGTGCGCCTCGAATCGGCGCGGATCGCCGCCCGGAACGTCATCGCCGCCGACGGCGCCTGGGAGTGGCTGCGCGCCCTGGTGACCACGGGGACCTGCGCGCTGGCGCTCGGTCTGGGCGAACGTGCGCTGGCGATGACCAGCGACTACGCCGGCAAGCGGGAGCAGTTCGGGCACCCGATCGCCAGCTTCCAGGCCGTCGCCGTACAGGCTGCCGACCGCTACATCGACCTGCGCGCGATGGAGGTCACGCTGTGGCAGGCCGCGTGGCGGATCGCCTCCGGCGCACCGGGCGCACTGCCGGCCTCCGGAGACGTCGCCGTGGCGAAGATCTGGGCCTCGGAAGGCGTACGGCGGATCGTGCAGACCGCGCAACACCTGCACGGGGGCTTCGGCGCCGACGTCGACTACCCGCTGCACCGGTACCACGCCTGGGCCAAGCACCTGGAACTGTCGCTCGGCCCGGCCGCGGCACACGAGGAGAGCCTGGGCGACCTACTCGCCGCCCACCCCCTCGGCTGA
- a CDS encoding 2Fe-2S iron-sulfur cluster-binding protein, giving the protein MARFHPLQVAAVDRLTDDSVALTLTVPDGLREEYRHAPGQHLALRRAADGAEVRRTYSICSPAPDPGGAGPRTLRVGVRLVEGGAFSTYALKEIDVGDELDVMTPAGRFTLDPAPGLYAAIVGGSGITPVLSIASTLLAREPAARFCLIRSDRTAASTMFLEEVADLKDRFPERLHLVTVLSREEQQAGLPSGRLDRERLTGLLPSLLPVEEVAGWFLCGPFGLVQGAEQALREIGVARSRIHEEIFHVEVTAPLTRAAAPAHSTVTARLDGRGGSWPVRDGESVLETVLRNRPDAPYACKGGVCGTCRAFLVSGEVRMDRNFALEPEETDSGYVLACQSHPLTEAVEVDFDR; this is encoded by the coding sequence ATGGCCCGCTTCCACCCGCTCCAGGTGGCCGCGGTGGACCGCCTCACGGACGACTCCGTCGCCCTCACCCTCACGGTCCCCGACGGACTGCGCGAGGAGTACCGGCACGCGCCCGGCCAGCACCTCGCCCTGCGCCGCGCCGCCGACGGGGCCGAGGTCCGGCGGACGTACTCGATCTGCTCGCCGGCGCCCGATCCCGGCGGCGCGGGACCCCGCACGCTGCGGGTGGGCGTGCGCCTGGTCGAGGGCGGGGCGTTCTCGACGTACGCGCTGAAGGAGATCGACGTCGGCGACGAGCTGGACGTGATGACTCCGGCGGGCCGGTTCACCCTCGACCCCGCGCCCGGCCTGTACGCGGCGATCGTCGGCGGCAGCGGTATCACCCCGGTGCTGTCGATCGCCTCGACGCTGCTGGCCCGCGAGCCCGCCGCCCGGTTCTGCCTCATACGCAGCGACCGGACGGCCGCGTCGACGATGTTCCTGGAGGAGGTCGCCGACCTCAAGGACCGCTTCCCCGAACGGCTGCACCTGGTCACCGTGCTCTCCCGGGAGGAACAGCAGGCGGGGCTTCCCTCCGGGCGGCTGGACCGGGAGCGGCTCACCGGGCTGCTGCCGTCGCTGCTGCCGGTGGAGGAGGTCGCGGGGTGGTTCCTGTGCGGGCCGTTCGGACTCGTGCAGGGCGCGGAACAGGCCCTGCGGGAGATCGGGGTCGCGCGGTCGCGGATCCACGAGGAGATCTTCCACGTGGAGGTCACGGCACCCCTGACGCGCGCGGCGGCCCCCGCCCACAGCACGGTGACCGCCCGGCTCGACGGCCGCGGCGGAAGCTGGCCTGTGAGGGACGGGGAATCGGTCCTGGAGACGGTCCTGCGCAACCGGCCCGACGCGCCCTACGCCTGCAAGGGCGGGGTGTGCGGAACCTGCCGCGCCTTCCTGGTCTCCGGCGAGGTCCGCATGGACCGCAACTTCGCCCTGGAACCGGAGGAGACGGACTCCGGGTACGTGCTGGCGTGCCAGTCGCATCCGCTGACGGAGGCGGTGGAGGTGGACTTCGACCGGTGA
- the paaD gene encoding 1,2-phenylacetyl-CoA epoxidase subunit PaaD: MVTLTPLEAELLAVAGSVPDPELPVLTLRELGVLRAVHVRGTDAVEVELTPTYTGCPAVEAMSMDIERALHEHGVREVTVRTVLSPAWSTDDISAEGRRKLREFGIAPPRTTRSAPGPVTVTLGPTHTLHSHSEPDGLPEGPDDPVRCPNCGSADTELLSRFSSTACKALRRCLACREPFDHFKEL; this comes from the coding sequence ATGGTGACGCTCACCCCGCTGGAGGCGGAACTCCTCGCGGTCGCCGGCTCGGTGCCCGACCCCGAGCTGCCCGTGCTCACCCTCCGGGAACTCGGCGTACTGCGCGCGGTGCACGTACGCGGCACGGACGCCGTCGAGGTCGAGCTGACCCCCACCTACACCGGCTGCCCGGCGGTGGAGGCGATGTCCATGGACATCGAGCGGGCGCTGCACGAGCACGGGGTACGGGAGGTCACCGTGCGCACCGTGCTCTCGCCCGCCTGGTCGACCGACGACATCTCCGCCGAAGGGCGCCGCAAACTGCGGGAGTTCGGCATCGCGCCGCCGCGCACCACCCGGTCCGCGCCGGGCCCGGTGACCGTGACGCTGGGCCCCACGCACACCCTCCACAGCCACAGCGAACCGGACGGCCTGCCGGAAGGCCCGGACGACCCGGTCCGCTGCCCGAACTGCGGATCCGCCGACACCGAGCTGCTCAGCCGCTTCTCCTCCACCGCCTGCAAGGCGCTGCGGCGCTGCCTCGCCTGCCGCGAACCCTTCGACCACTTCAAGGAGTTGTGA
- the paaC gene encoding 1,2-phenylacetyl-CoA epoxidase subunit PaaC — MTTTTHTNSAALALGDDALVLSHRLGEWMGHAPVLEEEVALANIALDLLGQARILLSMAGDEDDLAYLREERAFRNVQLVEQPNGDFAHTIIRQLYFSTYQHLLYARLAAGEGPFAGLAAKAVKEVAYHRDHAEQWTLRLGDGTEVSHERMQRACTALWRFTGEMFRPVDGLGLDGAELETAWLESVKDVLGRAGLAVPEGSRAGAWSAGAGREGVHTESFGRMLAEMQHLHRSHPGASW, encoded by the coding sequence GTGACCACGACCACGCACACCAACAGCGCCGCCCTCGCCCTCGGCGACGACGCCCTGGTGCTCTCCCACCGCCTGGGGGAGTGGATGGGCCACGCGCCGGTGCTGGAGGAGGAGGTCGCCCTCGCCAACATCGCGCTCGACCTGCTGGGCCAGGCCCGCATCCTGCTGTCGATGGCCGGCGACGAGGACGACTTGGCGTACCTGCGCGAGGAACGCGCCTTCCGCAACGTCCAGTTGGTCGAACAGCCCAATGGCGACTTCGCCCACACCATCATCCGCCAGCTGTACTTCTCCACCTACCAGCACCTGCTGTACGCGCGGCTGGCGGCCGGCGAGGGGCCGTTCGCGGGGCTCGCGGCGAAGGCCGTCAAGGAGGTCGCCTACCACCGCGACCACGCCGAGCAGTGGACCCTGCGGCTCGGCGACGGCACCGAGGTCAGCCACGAGCGGATGCAGCGGGCCTGCACGGCGCTGTGGCGGTTCACCGGAGAGATGTTCCGCCCGGTGGACGGCCTCGGTCTCGACGGGGCGGAGCTGGAAACGGCCTGGCTGGAGTCGGTGAAGGACGTGCTGGGGCGGGCCGGCCTGGCGGTGCCCGAGGGATCACGCGCCGGAGCCTGGAGCGCCGGCGCGGGCCGCGAGGGCGTGCACACCGAGTCCTTCGGCCGGATGCTCGCCGAGATGCAGCACCTGCACCGCAGCCACCCGGGGGCGTCATGGTGA
- the paaB gene encoding 1,2-phenylacetyl-CoA epoxidase subunit PaaB, producing the protein MTNTDWPLWEVFVRSRRGLSHTHAGSLHAPDAEFALRNARDLYTRRGEGVSIWVVPSTAVTASSPDEKDSFFEPAGDKPYRHPTFYEIPEGVKHL; encoded by the coding sequence ATGACGAACACCGACTGGCCCCTGTGGGAGGTCTTCGTGCGCTCCCGGCGCGGCCTCTCCCACACCCACGCCGGCAGCCTGCACGCGCCGGACGCGGAGTTCGCCCTGCGCAACGCGCGCGACCTGTACACCCGGCGCGGCGAGGGGGTCTCGATCTGGGTCGTGCCGTCCACCGCGGTGACGGCCTCCTCGCCCGACGAGAAGGACTCGTTCTTCGAGCCGGCCGGCGACAAGCCGTACCGGCACCCGACGTTCTACGAGATCCCGGAGGGGGTGAAGCACCTGTGA
- the paaA gene encoding 1,2-phenylacetyl-CoA epoxidase subunit PaaA, translating to MATAAAHQSARTQPHTAQSSGGGGSSADDAYQRAFDATVAADERIEPRDWMPDAYRATLVRQIAQHAHSEIIGMQPEANWITRAPSLRRKAILMAKVQDEAGHGLYLYSAAETLGTGREELLDKLHTGRQKYSSIFNYPTLTWADVGAIGWLVDGAAITNQVPLCRCSYGPYARAMVRVCKEESFHQRQGYELLLALSRGTPQQHAMAQDAVDRWWWPSLMMFGPPDDESAHSAQSMAWKIKRHSNDELRRRFVDICVPQAESLGLTLPDPDLRWNEEQGHYDFGPIDWTEFKEVLKGNGPCNEQRITQRRRAHEEGAWVREAAAAHAAKHSSGTPREVEQA from the coding sequence ATGGCGACAGCAGCCGCGCACCAGTCGGCCCGCACACAGCCGCACACCGCGCAAAGCAGCGGAGGCGGCGGGAGCAGCGCCGACGACGCGTATCAGCGCGCCTTCGACGCCACCGTCGCCGCCGACGAGCGCATCGAACCACGCGACTGGATGCCCGACGCCTACCGGGCGACGCTCGTGCGCCAGATCGCCCAGCACGCCCACTCCGAGATCATCGGCATGCAGCCGGAGGCCAACTGGATCACCCGCGCGCCCTCCCTGCGCCGCAAGGCCATCCTGATGGCGAAGGTCCAGGACGAGGCGGGCCACGGGCTCTACCTGTACAGCGCGGCCGAAACCCTCGGCACCGGGCGCGAAGAACTGCTCGACAAGCTCCACACCGGCCGCCAGAAGTACTCCTCGATCTTCAACTACCCCACGCTGACCTGGGCGGACGTCGGCGCGATCGGCTGGCTGGTGGACGGCGCCGCGATCACCAACCAGGTCCCCCTGTGCCGCTGCTCCTACGGCCCGTACGCGCGCGCGATGGTCCGCGTCTGCAAGGAGGAGTCCTTCCATCAGCGCCAGGGGTACGAACTGCTGCTGGCCCTCAGCCGGGGCACCCCGCAGCAGCACGCGATGGCGCAGGACGCGGTGGACCGCTGGTGGTGGCCGTCGCTGATGATGTTCGGCCCGCCCGACGACGAGTCCGCGCACTCCGCGCAGTCGATGGCCTGGAAGATCAAGCGCCACTCGAACGACGAACTGCGCCGGCGCTTCGTCGACATCTGCGTCCCCCAGGCGGAGTCCCTCGGCCTCACGCTCCCCGACCCGGACCTGCGGTGGAACGAGGAACAGGGGCACTACGACTTCGGCCCCATCGACTGGACCGAGTTCAAGGAAGTCCTCAAGGGCAACGGCCCTTGCAACGAGCAGCGGATAACGCAACGCAGGCGCGCACACGAAGAGGGCGCGTGGGTACGAGAGGCGGCCGCGGCCCACGCGGCCAAGCACAGCAGTGGGACGCCGAGGGAAGTGGAGCAGGCATGA
- a CDS encoding DUF5819 family protein produces the protein MDANDGGSGAPHEPNTSGEARTEAGAATGAGAETPPVKDVAPGPRAEFPSPDPGPPAEPGSPSPGLPADPTSPVARPWPRTGVAALSPRYQIGAALALAVVAVAVCVHVGMVFLHVAPSNTVTKAHGKAIDEWIYPEFEQNWKLFAPNPLQQNIAVQVRAQVRTGDGGSRTTGWYDLSAQDGRAIDGNLLPSHTQQNELRRAWDFFTATHSNDNRSVGIRGALSETYLRHIVVLRMERGGAAGDGGVVERVQIRSQTTNVTPPKWSDEKVSMNPVYRELPWWSVPDGETEGGAR, from the coding sequence ATGGACGCGAACGACGGAGGCTCTGGCGCTCCGCACGAGCCGAACACGTCAGGGGAGGCGAGGACGGAGGCCGGGGCCGCCACCGGTGCCGGGGCCGAGACGCCACCCGTGAAGGACGTCGCTCCCGGGCCCCGAGCCGAATTCCCCAGCCCGGACCCCGGCCCCCCGGCCGAGCCCGGCAGTCCGTCCCCCGGCCTCCCGGCCGACCCCACCAGCCCTGTCGCCAGGCCATGGCCCCGCACCGGTGTGGCCGCCCTGTCCCCGCGCTACCAGATCGGCGCCGCGCTGGCGCTCGCCGTCGTCGCGGTCGCCGTCTGTGTGCATGTCGGGATGGTGTTCCTGCACGTCGCGCCGTCGAACACGGTCACCAAGGCGCACGGCAAGGCGATCGACGAATGGATCTACCCGGAGTTCGAGCAGAACTGGAAACTGTTCGCGCCGAACCCGTTGCAGCAGAACATCGCCGTCCAGGTCCGCGCCCAGGTCCGCACCGGGGACGGCGGGTCGAGGACCACCGGCTGGTACGACCTGTCCGCGCAGGACGGCCGGGCCATCGACGGCAACCTGCTGCCGAGCCACACCCAGCAGAACGAGCTGCGCCGCGCCTGGGACTTCTTCACCGCCACGCACAGCAACGACAACCGCTCCGTAGGCATCCGCGGCGCCCTCTCCGAGACGTATCTGCGCCACATCGTGGTGCTGCGTATGGAGCGTGGCGGCGCGGCCGGTGACGGCGGTGTCGTCGAGCGGGTGCAGATCCGCTCGCAGACCACGAACGTGACCCCGCCGAAGTGGAGCGACGAGAAGGTGTCGATGAACCCGGTGTACCGCGAGCTGCCCTGGTGGTCGGTGCCGGACGGCGAGACCGAGGGAGGCGCGAGGTGA
- a CDS encoding HTTM domain-containing protein: MNRFSLSVSTAIARVTESALGPYQSAVVRIGFSATWLLFLVRELPHRQELYGPDSPWDWELARQLIDTNGAFTALMWSDGRGWFEVVYALALLSGALLLLGWRTRAMSVLFMVGVLSLQNRSVFMGDGGDNVLHLMSIYLVFVRCGQVWSLDARRARRENEARARGERVTDRVGPLLWAASGFVLVTVTVAGRFHSEWSIPALLWAAWVAQGLWWAAGRLRKTAEPRILLDVIGNILHNGALVVIMTEACLIYATAGWYKIQGSRWQDGTAVYYPLQLDYFSPWPVLGDLLAASGTMVMLATYGTVIVQVAFPFTLFNRRLKNVLLAVMMVEHAVIAVVLGLPFFSLAMIATDAVFLPTPFLHRLGRWAARARGRLSSDGARTQAAEPRDQEKPEETRVGFTA; encoded by the coding sequence GTGAACCGGTTCTCCTTGTCGGTGTCCACCGCCATCGCCCGCGTCACCGAGTCGGCGCTCGGGCCGTACCAGAGCGCCGTGGTCCGCATCGGCTTCAGCGCCACCTGGCTGCTGTTCCTGGTGCGCGAGCTCCCCCACCGGCAGGAGCTCTACGGCCCCGACAGCCCCTGGGACTGGGAGCTGGCCCGGCAGCTGATCGACACCAACGGCGCGTTCACGGCCCTGATGTGGTCGGACGGGCGGGGCTGGTTCGAGGTCGTGTACGCGCTCGCGCTGCTCTCCGGCGCGCTGCTGCTGCTCGGCTGGCGCACCCGCGCGATGTCGGTGCTGTTCATGGTCGGCGTGCTCTCGCTGCAGAACCGCAGCGTCTTCATGGGCGACGGCGGCGACAACGTCCTGCACCTGATGTCGATCTACCTGGTGTTCGTGCGCTGCGGTCAGGTGTGGTCGCTGGACGCGCGGCGGGCTCGGCGGGAGAACGAGGCACGCGCGCGTGGGGAGCGGGTCACCGACCGGGTCGGTCCCCTTCTGTGGGCCGCGTCAGGGTTCGTGCTGGTCACGGTGACCGTAGCTGGCCGGTTCCACAGCGAGTGGAGCATTCCGGCGCTCCTGTGGGCCGCGTGGGTCGCGCAGGGCCTGTGGTGGGCCGCCGGCCGTCTCAGGAAGACGGCGGAGCCCCGGATCCTGCTCGACGTGATCGGCAACATCCTGCACAACGGCGCCCTGGTCGTGATCATGACCGAGGCCTGTCTGATCTACGCGACGGCCGGCTGGTACAAGATCCAGGGATCGCGCTGGCAGGACGGCACCGCCGTGTACTACCCGCTGCAACTGGACTACTTCTCCCCCTGGCCCGTGCTCGGCGACCTGCTCGCCGCCAGCGGCACGATGGTCATGCTCGCGACGTACGGGACGGTCATCGTGCAGGTCGCCTTCCCGTTCACCCTGTTCAACCGGCGGCTGAAGAACGTCCTGCTGGCCGTGATGATGGTCGAGCACGCGGTGATCGCCGTGGTGCTCGGCCTGCCGTTCTTCTCACTGGCGATGATTGCGACGGACGCCGTCTTCCTTCCGACGCCGTTCCTGCACCGGCTGGGCCGCTGGGCGGCACGCGCGCGTGGACGGCTGTCCTCCGACGGCGCCCGTACGCAGGCGGCGGAGCCGCGGGACCAGGAGAAACCCGAGGAGACCCGCGTAGGGTTCACGGCATGA
- a CDS encoding TrmH family RNA methyltransferase, giving the protein MTDPVTPGSDPLGRWRRIADASVLLDGFHALKHAVRFGAEVPVAVTVDRRATLALADELAPDVREALEALLTEVPEATYTSLVPRPHPTAVAALAVRPSRAANLERLGHAPRSTPVVVLDNPRNLGNAGAVIRLAAGFGATGVVTTGTLDPWHPTVVRGGAGLHFATAVERLTVDELPAGPVFALDPEGDDIRGVKLPDDALLAFGSERSGLSAELRARADHLLALPMRPQVSSYNLATSVAMTLYHWSVTGGAPHVP; this is encoded by the coding sequence ATGACCGACCCCGTGACCCCCGGCTCGGACCCGCTCGGCCGGTGGCGCCGGATCGCCGACGCCTCCGTCCTGCTCGACGGCTTCCACGCCCTCAAGCACGCCGTGCGTTTCGGGGCGGAGGTTCCGGTGGCGGTCACCGTCGACCGGCGGGCGACGCTCGCCCTAGCCGACGAACTCGCCCCCGACGTACGCGAGGCGCTGGAGGCGCTGCTGACGGAGGTCCCGGAGGCGACGTACACGTCCCTGGTGCCGCGTCCGCATCCCACCGCGGTCGCCGCGCTGGCCGTACGGCCCTCCCGCGCGGCCAACCTGGAGCGGCTGGGGCACGCGCCCCGCAGCACTCCCGTCGTGGTCCTCGACAACCCGCGCAACCTGGGCAACGCGGGGGCCGTGATCCGGCTGGCGGCCGGTTTCGGGGCGACCGGGGTGGTCACCACCGGGACGCTCGACCCCTGGCATCCGACCGTCGTGCGCGGCGGGGCGGGGCTGCACTTCGCGACCGCCGTGGAGCGGCTGACCGTCGACGAGCTGCCGGCCGGCCCGGTCTTCGCGCTCGACCCGGAGGGGGACGACATCCGGGGCGTCAAGCTTCCGGACGACGCCCTCCTGGCCTTCGGCTCCGAGCGCAGCGGCCTCTCCGCCGAGCTACGCGCGCGTGCCGACCATCTCCTCGCCCTGCCGATGCGCCCCCAGGTCTCCAGCTACAACCTCGCGACCAGTGTGGCCATGACGCTGTACCACTGGAGCGTCACCGGGGGCGCACCGCACGTCCCTTAG
- the paaN gene encoding phenylacetic acid degradation protein PaaN produces MATAELTAHDLIAQHRPTLDEALEAIRTRAYWSPHPEHPKAYGENGSLDAAAGKAAFDAVLNTRLDLGQPGTDDWVGGEVSPYGVELGVTYPHADVDTLLPAMRAGQRAWRDAGAELRAAVCLEILKRISDRTHEFAHAVMHTSGQAFMMAFQAGGPHAQDRGLEAVAYAYAEQVRTPGTAEWTKPQGKRDPLTLTKSFTPVPRGTALLIGCNTFPTWNGYPGLFASLATGNAVLVKPHPRAVLPLALTVGVAREVLAAAGFDPNLVALAAERPGEGIAKTLATRPEIRIVDYTGSTAFGDWLEANARQAQVYTEKAGVNTVVVESTANYKGMLANLAFSLSLYSGQMCTTPQNLLIPRDGIRTDQGPKTFDEVVADLARAVDGLLGDDARANGLLGAIVNPDVKARLEAAAGLGEVALASREVSNPEFPDAVVRTPVIVKLDGAKPDDEAAYMSECFGPVSFAVAVDSAADAVALLRRTVREKGAMTVGAYTTDEEVEQAIEEVCLEESAQLSLNLTGGVYVNQTAAFSDFHGSGGNPAANAALTDGAFVANRFRVVEVRRDA; encoded by the coding sequence ATGGCCACCGCCGAACTGACCGCGCACGATCTGATCGCCCAGCACCGGCCCACCCTCGACGAGGCCCTGGAAGCGATCCGCACGCGCGCGTACTGGTCCCCGCACCCGGAACACCCCAAGGCCTACGGGGAGAACGGCAGCCTGGACGCGGCGGCGGGCAAAGCCGCGTTCGACGCCGTGCTGAACACCCGCCTCGACCTCGGCCAGCCCGGCACCGACGACTGGGTGGGCGGCGAGGTCTCGCCGTACGGCGTCGAGCTGGGCGTGACGTACCCGCACGCGGACGTGGACACGCTGCTGCCCGCCATGCGGGCCGGACAGCGCGCCTGGCGGGACGCGGGCGCGGAGCTGCGCGCGGCGGTCTGTCTGGAGATCCTCAAGCGGATCAGCGACCGCACGCACGAGTTCGCGCACGCGGTCATGCACACCTCGGGCCAGGCCTTCATGATGGCCTTCCAGGCGGGCGGCCCGCACGCGCAGGACCGAGGCCTGGAGGCGGTGGCCTACGCCTACGCCGAGCAGGTCCGCACGCCCGGGACAGCGGAGTGGACCAAGCCGCAGGGCAAGCGCGACCCGCTGACGCTGACCAAGAGCTTCACACCGGTCCCGCGCGGGACCGCCCTGCTCATCGGCTGCAACACCTTCCCGACGTGGAACGGCTACCCGGGCCTGTTCGCCTCCCTGGCCACCGGCAACGCGGTCCTGGTCAAGCCCCACCCGCGCGCGGTGCTGCCGCTCGCGCTGACCGTGGGCGTCGCGCGCGAGGTGCTCGCCGCCGCCGGCTTCGACCCGAACCTGGTCGCGCTGGCCGCCGAGCGCCCCGGCGAGGGCATCGCCAAGACCCTGGCCACCCGCCCCGAGATCAGGATCGTCGACTACACCGGCTCGACCGCCTTCGGCGACTGGCTGGAGGCCAACGCCCGCCAGGCGCAGGTCTACACCGAGAAGGCCGGCGTCAACACGGTGGTCGTGGAGTCCACCGCGAACTACAAGGGCATGCTCGCCAACCTGGCGTTCTCGCTGTCCCTGTACAGCGGCCAGATGTGCACCACCCCGCAGAACCTGCTGATCCCCCGCGACGGCATCCGCACCGACCAGGGCCCGAAGACCTTCGACGAGGTCGTCGCCGACCTCGCCCGCGCGGTCGACGGCCTGCTCGGCGACGACGCGCGCGCGAACGGCCTCCTCGGCGCGATCGTCAACCCGGACGTCAAGGCCCGCCTGGAGGCCGCGGCGGGCCTCGGCGAGGTCGCCCTCGCCTCCCGCGAGGTCAGCAACCCGGAGTTCCCGGACGCGGTCGTGCGCACACCGGTGATCGTCAAGCTGGACGGGGCCAAGCCGGACGACGAGGCCGCCTACATGAGCGAGTGCTTCGGCCCGGTCTCCTTCGCCGTCGCGGTCGACTCGGCGGCCGACGCGGTCGCCCTGCTGCGGCGCACGGTGCGCGAGAAGGGCGCGATGACGGTCGGCGCGTACACCACCGACGAGGAGGTCGAGCAGGCGATCGAGGAGGTCTGCCTGGAGGAGTCCGCCCAGCTCTCCCTGAACCTCACCGGCGGGGTCTACGTCAACCAGACGGCCGCGTTCTCCGACTTCCACGGCTCGGGCGGCAACCCGGCGGCCAACGCGGCCCTCACCGACGGCGCGTTCGTCGCGAACCGCTTCCGGGTGGTGGAGGTCCGCAGGGACGCCTGA